In Bacillus methanolicus, the following proteins share a genomic window:
- the pcrA gene encoding DNA helicase PcrA: MQFLTDKLLSGLNPQQQKAVKATDGPLLIMAGAGSGKTRVLTHRIAYLMVEKGVNPFNILAITFTNKAAREMKERIQHLMGGAGEEIWISTFHSMCVKILRRDIDRIGFNRNFTILDATDQQSVIKGILKDKNIDPKKFDPRAILGSISSAKNELIDPEEFAKTAGGYYEQVVSDVYTEYQKRLSKNQALDFDDLIMTTIQLFKRVPEVLEYYQRKFQYIHVDEYQDTNKAQYMLVKMLAARFKNLCVVGDSDQSIYRWRGADIANILSFEKDYPNAQVILLEQNYRSTKRILSAANEVIANNVNRKPKNLWTENAEGNKIVYYRAVSEQAEAQFVAGKIKEMVESGKRRLSDIAILYRTNAQSRVMEEVLLKSNIEYSIVGGIKFYDRKEIKDILSYLRLIANPDDDISLQRVINVPKRGIGSSSIDKIANFALTHDMSMYQALEAIDMIGLSPKIAKAAAEFRDFIQNYTRMQEYLSVTELVDEILDKSGYREMLKAEKSLEAQSRLENLEEFLSVTKNFEETSEDKSLIAFLTDLALVADIDSLDEDGQKSDAVVLMTLHSAKGLEFPVVFLIGMEEGVFPHSRSLTEEAEMEEERRLAYVGITRAEEELYLTNAQMRTLFGQTKMNRESRFIKEIPEDLLEAIHKVQNEAAPFGMTSRQPERRPVLRPAAASTGGDRIDWKVGDKAEHGKWGIGTVVSVKGDGEGTELDIAFPNPIGIKRLLAKFAPIKKV; this comes from the coding sequence ATGCAATTTTTAACTGATAAATTGTTGAGCGGATTGAATCCGCAGCAGCAAAAGGCCGTCAAGGCAACGGACGGGCCTCTTTTAATTATGGCCGGAGCCGGAAGCGGAAAAACGAGAGTGCTGACGCACCGCATTGCCTATTTGATGGTTGAAAAAGGAGTAAATCCGTTCAATATTCTGGCGATTACGTTTACAAACAAAGCGGCCCGTGAAATGAAGGAACGGATTCAACATTTGATGGGCGGTGCCGGAGAGGAAATCTGGATATCAACCTTTCACTCCATGTGTGTAAAAATCTTGCGAAGAGATATTGACAGGATCGGATTTAACAGAAATTTTACCATTCTCGATGCAACAGATCAGCAATCAGTGATTAAAGGTATTTTAAAAGACAAAAACATAGACCCGAAAAAGTTTGATCCGCGGGCGATTTTAGGGTCAATCAGCTCGGCAAAAAATGAACTAATTGATCCTGAAGAATTTGCCAAGACAGCCGGAGGTTATTACGAACAGGTTGTCAGTGATGTCTACACTGAATACCAGAAACGGCTAAGCAAAAATCAGGCGCTTGATTTCGATGATCTGATTATGACAACCATTCAACTGTTCAAGCGCGTTCCTGAAGTTCTTGAATATTATCAGCGAAAATTTCAGTACATTCATGTCGATGAGTATCAGGATACGAATAAGGCACAATATATGCTTGTAAAGATGCTGGCAGCACGATTTAAGAACCTTTGTGTTGTCGGAGACTCGGATCAGTCAATCTACCGCTGGCGAGGAGCGGATATTGCCAATATTTTATCATTTGAAAAAGATTACCCCAATGCACAGGTTATTTTATTAGAACAAAATTACCGCTCGACAAAAAGAATTTTGTCAGCGGCAAATGAAGTGATTGCCAATAACGTAAACCGCAAGCCTAAAAATCTTTGGACGGAAAATGCTGAAGGAAATAAGATTGTTTATTACAGGGCGGTTAGCGAACAGGCAGAAGCACAGTTTGTTGCGGGAAAAATTAAAGAAATGGTTGAAAGCGGGAAGCGTCGGCTATCTGATATTGCCATTTTGTACCGGACAAATGCCCAGTCGCGTGTAATGGAGGAAGTGCTGCTGAAATCAAACATCGAATATTCGATTGTCGGCGGTATTAAATTCTATGACCGCAAAGAAATTAAAGATATCCTCTCTTATCTTCGCTTGATTGCCAATCCGGATGATGATATCAGCCTGCAGCGGGTTATCAACGTACCGAAAAGAGGCATAGGATCAAGCTCGATTGATAAAATTGCGAACTTTGCGCTGACCCATGATATGTCGATGTACCAGGCGCTGGAGGCAATTGACATGATTGGCTTGAGCCCAAAAATTGCGAAAGCTGCGGCTGAATTCCGCGATTTCATTCAAAATTATACAAGAATGCAAGAGTATTTATCTGTTACGGAACTTGTTGATGAAATCCTTGATAAATCAGGCTACCGTGAAATGCTGAAAGCGGAAAAATCACTTGAAGCCCAGAGCAGGCTGGAAAACTTGGAAGAATTTCTATCTGTTACGAAAAACTTTGAAGAAACGAGTGAAGATAAAAGCTTAATAGCTTTTTTAACAGATTTAGCGCTTGTTGCAGATATTGACAGCCTTGATGAAGACGGCCAAAAATCGGATGCGGTCGTGTTAATGACGCTGCACTCCGCAAAAGGGCTGGAATTTCCGGTAGTCTTTTTAATTGGCATGGAGGAAGGAGTATTCCCACACAGCCGTTCGTTAACGGAAGAAGCGGAAATGGAAGAGGAACGCCGTCTTGCCTATGTCGGAATCACACGTGCCGAAGAAGAGCTTTATTTAACTAACGCTCAGATGCGGACGCTTTTTGGACAGACAAAAATGAATCGTGAATCCCGTTTTATTAAAGAGATCCCTGAAGATCTTTTAGAGGCAATTCATAAGGTTCAGAACGAGGCTGCTCCTTTTGGAATGACATCCAGACAACCCGAAAGGCGCCCGGTTTTGAGACCGGCGGCAGCCTCTACCGGAGGCGATCGTATCGACTGGAAAGTGGGCGACAAGGCCGAACATGGCAAATGGGGGATCGGCACCGTTGTCAGCGTAAAAGGCGATGGTGAAGGAACCGAGCTTGATATTGCTTTTCCGAACCCGATTGGAATTAAGCGGCTGCTGGCAAAATTTGCACCGATTAAAAAAGTGTGA
- the purH gene encoding bifunctional phosphoribosylaminoimidazolecarboxamide formyltransferase/IMP cyclohydrolase, whose translation MGKKRALISVSNKENIVEFARQLAELGFEIISTGGTKKVLQENKIPVIGISDVTDFPEILEGRVKTLHPKIHGALLAKFDDKDHQQQIAYHQIKPIQLVCVNLYPFQETIAKPDATVEDAIENIDIGGPTMLRASAKNHEHVTVVVDPADYETVLSELRNSGEVQKETRRKLAAKVFRHTAAYDALIAEYMTELVEEKTPEKLTVTYELKQPLRYGENPHQKAAFYRKPLGSKFSIANAEQLHGKELSYNNINDADAALQIVKEFTEPAAVAVKHMNPCGVGTGETIFDAFSKAFEADPVSIFGGIIALNREVDAETAKKLHEIFLEIIIAPSFSTEALEILTSKKNLRLLTIPFGEQQAGELKLTSIEGGLLVQEQDAFTLDDATISVPTKREPTEEEWQALKLGWKVVKHVKSNAIVVAGKDMTLGIGAGQMNRVGAAKIALEQAGEKANGAVLASDAFFPMDDTVEAAAKAGITAIIQPGGSIRDEDSIKKADEYGIAMVFTGVRHFKH comes from the coding sequence ATGGGAAAAAAGCGTGCACTAATCAGTGTCTCAAATAAAGAAAATATCGTGGAATTTGCCAGACAGCTAGCCGAACTCGGTTTTGAAATTATTTCAACGGGAGGTACAAAAAAGGTCCTTCAGGAAAATAAAATCCCTGTAATTGGCATCAGTGATGTTACTGATTTTCCGGAAATATTGGAAGGCCGGGTTAAAACGCTTCATCCGAAAATCCACGGAGCTCTTTTAGCTAAATTTGATGATAAAGATCATCAGCAGCAAATTGCCTATCATCAGATTAAGCCAATCCAGCTTGTTTGCGTGAATCTTTATCCGTTCCAGGAGACGATTGCAAAGCCTGATGCAACGGTCGAAGATGCGATAGAAAACATTGACATCGGCGGTCCGACAATGCTAAGAGCATCAGCGAAAAACCATGAGCATGTAACAGTCGTGGTCGATCCGGCTGATTATGAAACAGTTTTATCTGAATTAAGAAATTCCGGAGAAGTGCAAAAAGAGACGCGCCGGAAGCTTGCGGCAAAAGTTTTCCGCCATACAGCCGCTTATGATGCGTTAATAGCAGAATATATGACGGAATTGGTGGAGGAAAAAACACCTGAAAAATTAACGGTAACATATGAGCTGAAACAACCGCTTCGCTACGGGGAAAACCCGCATCAAAAAGCTGCTTTTTATAGGAAGCCGCTAGGTTCAAAGTTCTCTATTGCCAATGCCGAGCAATTGCACGGAAAAGAGCTTTCCTATAACAATATCAACGATGCCGATGCCGCGCTGCAAATTGTAAAAGAATTTACAGAACCTGCAGCTGTGGCCGTAAAACACATGAATCCTTGCGGCGTTGGCACAGGTGAAACGATTTTTGACGCGTTTTCAAAAGCGTTTGAAGCAGATCCTGTTTCAATTTTTGGCGGAATTATTGCTTTGAATCGTGAAGTGGACGCAGAAACGGCCAAGAAGCTTCATGAAATCTTCTTAGAAATTATTATTGCGCCTTCTTTTTCAACAGAAGCTCTTGAAATTTTAACATCGAAAAAGAATTTGCGTTTGTTGACTATTCCGTTTGGTGAACAGCAAGCCGGCGAATTAAAGCTTACCTCTATTGAAGGCGGCTTGCTCGTTCAGGAACAGGACGCGTTTACGCTTGACGATGCAACGATTTCTGTTCCAACAAAGCGGGAACCAACCGAAGAAGAATGGCAGGCTTTAAAGCTTGGCTGGAAAGTTGTTAAGCATGTAAAATCAAACGCAATTGTTGTAGCCGGCAAAGACATGACGCTCGGTATCGGCGCAGGGCAAATGAACCGGGTCGGGGCTGCGAAAATCGCTCTTGAACAGGCTGGTGAAAAAGCAAACGGAGCAGTGCTTGCATCTGATGCGTTTTTCCCAATGGATGATACTGTTGAAGCGGCAGCAAAAGCCGGAATTACAGCAATTATTCAGCCTGGCGGTTCGATCCGCGATGAAGATTCGATTAAGAAAGCAGATGAATACGGAATCGCCATGGTCTTCACTGGCGTAAGGCATTTTAAACATTAA
- a CDS encoding adenine deaminase C-terminal domain-containing protein yields the protein MLEQRYQWKNKHLREHVSVLDGKLPPTILLKNARYLNQTFRKWMTANVWIYKDRIVYVGEKMPENIEGCETIDCSDVLLVPGYIEPHAHPFQLYNPHSFARYASQFGTTTLINDNMVIALQLEKKKAFSLLSELRNIPVSMYWWCRFDAQTELLNEENVFSHGNIKAWLDHDAVLQGGELTGWPKLLDGDDMMLHWIQEAKRMRKKIEGHFPGASEKTLAKMMLLGADCDHEAMTGKEVLNRLLQGYMVSLRYSSIRPDLPQLLDEIHEMGIGVYDKFIFTTDGASSSFYEQGIIDQMIRIAIEKGVPPIDAYNMATINVAKYYNFEHLHGNIATGRVANINFISDEKNPTPVSVLAKGKWVKRDGKDCWDSPSLDWSENGFEPFSIDWELTSDDLQFSMPFGINMENSVITKPYSINLDASVDKLSMSHDECFFMLIDRNGKWRINTLVKGFARELHGLASSFSNTGDIILIGKNKQDMFAAFNRMKEIGGGIVISENGEIVLEIPLQLKGLMSSKNVEDLIKEEKQLLQYLRKKGYRFADPIYSLLFFSSTHLPYIRITQQGMYDVMNKIVLFPSIMR from the coding sequence GTGCTGGAACAGCGTTATCAGTGGAAAAATAAGCACTTGCGTGAACATGTTTCCGTTTTGGATGGAAAACTGCCACCGACGATACTTTTAAAAAACGCCCGTTATTTAAATCAAACATTCCGCAAATGGATGACAGCAAATGTATGGATTTATAAAGACCGCATAGTCTATGTCGGCGAAAAAATGCCTGAAAACATAGAAGGATGTGAGACGATCGATTGTTCTGATGTGCTTCTGGTTCCGGGTTATATTGAACCGCATGCCCATCCATTTCAGTTATATAATCCCCATTCATTTGCACGGTATGCATCACAATTCGGCACGACAACGTTGATTAATGACAATATGGTTATTGCTTTGCAATTAGAAAAAAAGAAAGCGTTTTCTTTATTGAGCGAATTGCGAAATATCCCTGTATCAATGTATTGGTGGTGCCGATTTGATGCTCAAACAGAATTACTAAATGAAGAAAATGTTTTTTCGCATGGAAATATAAAAGCATGGCTTGACCATGATGCTGTTTTACAGGGCGGTGAATTGACCGGATGGCCGAAACTCCTTGACGGAGATGACATGATGCTCCACTGGATACAGGAAGCGAAAAGAATGAGGAAAAAGATTGAAGGACATTTTCCGGGAGCCTCGGAAAAAACACTTGCAAAAATGATGCTATTGGGAGCAGATTGCGACCACGAAGCCATGACCGGGAAAGAAGTATTGAACAGGCTGTTGCAAGGATATATGGTTTCGCTTCGTTATTCTTCTATTCGCCCTGATTTGCCGCAGCTTCTGGATGAAATCCATGAGATGGGAATCGGTGTGTACGATAAATTCATATTTACAACGGATGGAGCTTCATCTTCATTTTACGAACAGGGAATTATTGACCAGATGATCCGAATTGCAATTGAGAAAGGCGTCCCGCCAATTGATGCTTATAATATGGCAACCATTAACGTTGCGAAATATTATAATTTCGAACATTTGCATGGAAATATCGCGACAGGAAGAGTTGCTAATATCAATTTTATATCAGATGAGAAGAATCCTACTCCTGTTTCCGTTCTTGCTAAAGGGAAATGGGTGAAGCGAGATGGAAAAGATTGCTGGGATAGTCCGTCTCTTGATTGGAGCGAAAATGGATTTGAACCGTTCTCAATCGATTGGGAATTGACTTCCGATGATTTGCAATTTTCCATGCCTTTCGGTATTAATATGGAAAATTCTGTTATTACAAAACCGTATTCCATAAACTTAGATGCTTCGGTTGATAAACTATCCATGTCACATGACGAATGTTTTTTCATGTTGATTGACCGAAACGGAAAATGGAGGATTAATACGCTTGTCAAAGGATTTGCACGTGAATTGCACGGACTCGCAAGTTCATTTTCTAATACCGGTGACATAATTTTAATAGGCAAGAATAAACAGGATATGTTTGCTGCGTTTAATCGGATGAAAGAAATCGGAGGAGGTATCGTAATTTCTGAAAACGGGGAAATTGTGCTGGAAATTCCTCTTCAACTTAAGGGACTTATGTCTTCGAAAAATGTGGAGGATTTGATTAAGGAAGAAAAACAATTGCTGCAATACTTGCGAAAAAAAGGATATCGATTTGCCGATCCGATCTATTCATTGTTGTTTTTTTCTTCAACCCACTTGCCCTATATACGGATTACCCAGCAAGGAATGTACGATGTCATGAATAAAATAGTACTCTTTCCGTCAATAATGCGTTAA
- a CDS encoding YerC/YecD family TrpR-related protein: protein MQIDKLRGKQLDQLFKAILSLRDLEECYRFFDDLCTVNEIQSLAQRLEVARMLREGNTYHKIETETGASTATISRVKRSLNYGNDAYAIALDRIKEQETVSD from the coding sequence ATGCAAATTGATAAATTAAGAGGAAAGCAACTTGATCAATTGTTTAAGGCAATCCTTTCTTTAAGAGATTTGGAAGAATGCTACCGTTTCTTTGATGATCTTTGCACAGTCAATGAAATCCAGTCGCTGGCCCAGCGTTTAGAAGTAGCCCGCATGCTCCGTGAAGGAAATACGTATCATAAGATTGAAACAGAAACGGGAGCCAGCACTGCTACGATCTCACGCGTGAAGCGCTCTTTAAACTACGGAAATGATGCCTATGCAATTGCATTAGATCGAATAAAAGAACAAGAAACTGTAAGTGATTAA
- a CDS encoding DUF3048 domain-containing protein, with product MVKKWVVAGSIMLLLLTGCNKQEKAEVAGEKESDEVVQEEKTDTEFSYQFPLTGIGTEEQSTRRAIAVVINNHPAARPQSGLQKADIVYEVLAEGDVTRLLAVFQSEMPDQIGPVRSARDYLIELAKGFNSLFIAHGYSPEAKKMLEQGYIDNLNGMTYDGTLFKRADFRKAPHNSYISFANITKGAELNNYELMESPDPLKFYQKEELDQITGKQASSVMISYFSNDLFNVSYEYDPEIEKYRRYTNEEQTVDYESKEPVRVDNILILEMEHKVVDNYGRRDINLTSGGKGYLLQKGKWNEVEWRNEDGKIVPYFNGKEASFVPGKTWVNVIPSDPGLTESVSFESN from the coding sequence ATGGTAAAAAAATGGGTCGTTGCCGGATCCATTATGCTTCTGCTTTTGACAGGCTGCAACAAGCAGGAAAAAGCAGAAGTAGCCGGGGAAAAAGAATCAGATGAAGTGGTTCAGGAAGAAAAAACAGATACAGAGTTTTCCTACCAATTTCCTTTGACGGGAATCGGTACAGAAGAACAATCGACACGCCGGGCAATCGCAGTTGTAATTAATAATCACCCTGCTGCCAGGCCGCAGTCAGGCTTGCAAAAAGCAGACATTGTTTATGAGGTGCTGGCAGAAGGGGATGTAACAAGGCTTCTTGCCGTCTTCCAAAGTGAAATGCCTGATCAGATTGGCCCTGTCCGTAGTGCAAGGGACTATCTTATCGAACTTGCCAAGGGGTTTAACAGCTTGTTTATTGCGCACGGTTACAGCCCTGAAGCCAAAAAAATGCTTGAACAAGGATATATTGACAACTTAAACGGGATGACTTATGATGGCACTCTGTTCAAGCGGGCAGATTTTCGAAAAGCTCCTCACAATTCATATATTTCTTTTGCAAATATTACAAAGGGAGCTGAGCTAAATAATTATGAATTAATGGAAAGTCCTGATCCGCTGAAATTTTATCAAAAAGAAGAGCTTGACCAGATAACTGGAAAGCAAGCTAGTTCCGTTATGATTTCTTATTTTTCCAATGATTTGTTTAATGTCAGCTACGAATATGATCCTGAAATTGAGAAATACAGACGCTATACAAACGAAGAACAGACAGTAGACTATGAATCAAAAGAGCCGGTGCGTGTTGACAATATTTTGATTCTTGAAATGGAACATAAAGTGGTTGATAATTACGGCAGGCGCGATATCAACTTAACTTCAGGCGGCAAAGGATATTTGCTGCAAAAAGGGAAATGGAACGAAGTAGAATGGAGAAACGAGGACGGCAAAATTGTTCCATATTTCAATGGGAAAGAAGCATCCTTCGTGCCCGGAAAAACATGGGTCAATGTGATTCCATCTGATCCGGGATTAACGGAATCCGTTTCTTTTGAATCCAACTAA
- a CDS encoding heptaprenylglyceryl phosphate synthase — translation MYDIREWRHVFKLDPNRSINDEDLERICESGTDAVIVGGTDGVTLENVLDLMSRIRKFSVPCVLEVSTIESVTPGFDYYFIPTVLNSRDPKWITGLHQQAVKEYGKIMNWEEIIMEGYCILNEDCKAARLTNADVNLDQEDVASFAMMAEKMFHLPIFYLEYSGKYGDPELVREVKEVLEETVLFYGGGIESEEQAKEMAAHADVIVVGNAVYKNLDKALKTVSAVKS, via the coding sequence ATGTATGATATTCGCGAGTGGCGCCATGTGTTTAAGCTCGATCCAAATAGATCCATAAACGATGAAGATCTCGAAAGAATCTGTGAATCCGGCACCGATGCTGTTATTGTAGGGGGAACGGACGGCGTTACCCTCGAAAATGTTCTTGATTTAATGTCTAGAATTCGCAAATTTTCGGTTCCATGTGTGCTGGAGGTTTCAACCATTGAATCTGTCACACCGGGGTTTGATTACTATTTTATTCCAACTGTATTAAACAGCCGCGACCCTAAGTGGATCACAGGCTTGCATCAGCAAGCAGTGAAGGAATACGGGAAGATTATGAACTGGGAAGAAATTATTATGGAGGGCTACTGTATATTAAATGAAGACTGTAAGGCTGCCCGGCTAACAAACGCAGATGTAAACCTTGATCAAGAGGATGTCGCGTCATTTGCGATGATGGCTGAAAAAATGTTCCATTTGCCGATTTTTTACCTTGAGTACAGCGGCAAATACGGTGATCCGGAATTAGTCCGCGAGGTAAAAGAAGTGCTCGAAGAAACGGTTCTTTTTTATGGCGGCGGAATTGAATCAGAAGAACAGGCAAAGGAAATGGCAGCCCATGCGGATGTAATCGTCGTCGGTAATGCTGTTTATAAAAATTTGGACAAGGCCTTAAAAACAGTCTCAGCAGTTAAATCATAA
- a CDS encoding EYxxD motif small membrane protein, translated as MFLEYVMDMSFVLITLIGSIVALLFVYVRKTKKKRVR; from the coding sequence ATGTTTCTGGAATATGTGATGGATATGTCATTTGTTTTAATTACGTTAATTGGAAGCATTGTTGCCCTTCTTTTTGTTTATGTCCGAAAAACTAAAAAGAAGCGAGTACGATAG
- the purD gene encoding phosphoribosylamine--glycine ligase, which produces MKVLVIGRGGREHAICTKVRESALVDKVFVAPGNPGMENAAERVFIEEHDHEKLLEFAKKEDIGLTIIGPEVPLLEGLADRFSEAGLKVFGPKREAALIEGSKSFAKELMKKYEIPTAEYQVFSNYEEAKEYILEKGAPIVIKADGLAAGKGVTVALTVDEALTSIEEMLLHEKFGAASSSVVIEEFLSGEEFSLMAFVHGETVVPLEIAQDHKRAYDGDKGPNTGGMGAYSPVPHIGEDTVETAIETILKPAAKALVAEGRSFSGILYAGLIKTEKGPKVIEFNARFGDPETQVVLPRMKSDLVAVILDLLDGKKPEVEWDQQAMLGVVVAAEGYPESYKKGSVLNGLPELERELTVFHAGTEKNEEGHYITNGGRVLLAGAKAETLKEAQDKVYSGLANLQCSDVFYRKDIGHKAIVLASF; this is translated from the coding sequence TTGAAGGTACTTGTCATTGGACGGGGCGGCCGTGAGCATGCCATTTGTACAAAAGTCCGCGAAAGTGCATTGGTCGATAAAGTATTTGTTGCTCCTGGGAATCCAGGAATGGAAAATGCGGCCGAACGGGTTTTCATTGAGGAACATGATCATGAAAAACTCCTCGAGTTCGCAAAAAAAGAAGATATAGGCCTCACCATCATCGGACCGGAAGTTCCACTTCTAGAAGGGCTGGCCGATCGCTTCAGCGAAGCCGGATTAAAAGTATTCGGCCCGAAAAGAGAAGCGGCCTTAATCGAGGGCAGCAAATCCTTTGCGAAAGAACTTATGAAAAAATATGAAATTCCGACAGCAGAATATCAAGTTTTTTCAAATTATGAGGAAGCAAAGGAATATATTTTGGAAAAAGGCGCTCCGATTGTTATCAAAGCGGATGGGTTGGCTGCAGGAAAAGGAGTAACTGTCGCCCTTACGGTAGATGAGGCACTCACAAGCATTGAAGAAATGCTGCTTCATGAAAAGTTTGGTGCTGCATCCTCAAGTGTAGTGATAGAAGAATTCCTTAGCGGCGAAGAATTTTCTCTTATGGCTTTTGTTCATGGAGAAACGGTCGTTCCTCTTGAAATCGCACAAGATCATAAACGTGCTTATGACGGGGACAAAGGTCCTAATACAGGGGGAATGGGGGCGTATTCTCCGGTTCCGCACATAGGCGAGGATACAGTTGAAACGGCGATTGAAACGATTTTAAAACCGGCTGCAAAAGCGCTTGTTGCGGAAGGAAGAAGCTTCTCCGGCATCCTTTATGCGGGCCTTATTAAGACGGAAAAAGGTCCGAAAGTAATTGAGTTCAATGCCCGTTTTGGCGATCCGGAAACGCAAGTTGTTTTGCCGAGAATGAAATCGGATCTTGTGGCCGTGATATTGGATTTATTAGATGGAAAAAAACCTGAAGTCGAATGGGATCAGCAGGCAATGCTTGGAGTTGTAGTCGCGGCAGAAGGCTATCCTGAGTCCTACAAAAAAGGTTCTGTTTTAAATGGGCTTCCTGAACTTGAAAGAGAACTGACGGTTTTTCACGCCGGAACCGAGAAAAATGAAGAAGGTCACTATATTACAAATGGCGGACGAGTGCTGCTTGCAGGTGCAAAAGCGGAAACCCTGAAAGAAGCGCAGGATAAAGTTTATTCAGGGCTTGCAAATTTACAATGCAGTGACGTGTTTTACCGTAAAGATATCGGCCATAAAGCTATCGTACTCGCTTCTTTTTAG
- a CDS encoding YgaP family membrane protein, translating into MNVKTNIGIVNALIRITIGLTILSWSTAKLVKRPWRDSYLFMALIGAMKVAEGIVRFCPVTALFERAQETTVNNDIRGNNEQEDQMLPYNPS; encoded by the coding sequence ATGAATGTAAAAACAAATATCGGAATTGTAAATGCATTAATTCGGATTACAATCGGCTTGACAATTCTATCATGGAGCACTGCGAAGCTTGTAAAAAGGCCTTGGCGGGATTCTTATCTTTTTATGGCTTTGATCGGGGCAATGAAGGTGGCGGAAGGAATTGTTCGTTTTTGTCCTGTGACTGCCCTGTTTGAAAGAGCACAAGAAACGACGGTTAACAATGACATCCGCGGCAACAACGAACAAGAGGATCAAATGCTTCCGTATAATCCATCGTAA